In one Balaenoptera musculus isolate JJ_BM4_2016_0621 chromosome 2, mBalMus1.pri.v3, whole genome shotgun sequence genomic region, the following are encoded:
- the ARL5B gene encoding ADP-ribosylation factor-like protein 5B, whose protein sequence is MMGLIFAKLWSLFCNQEHKVIIVGLDNAGKTTILYQFLMNEVVHTSPTIGSNVEEIVVKNTHFLMWDIGGQESLRSSWNTYYSNTEFIILVVDSIDRERLAITKEELYRMLAHEDLRKAAVLIFANKQDMKGCMTAAEISKYLTLSSIKDHPWHIQSCCALTGEGLCQGLEWMTSRIGVR, encoded by the exons ATGATGGGGCTGATCTTCGCTAAACTGTGGAGCCTCTTCTGTAACCAAG AACACAAAGTAATTATAGTGGGACTGGATAACGCAGGGAAAACCACCATTCTTTATCAATT CTTAATGAATGAAGTGGTTCATACATCTCCAACCATAGGAAGCAATGTTGAAGAAATAGTTGTGAAGAACACTCATTTTCTTATGTGGGATATTGGTGGTCAAGAGTCACTGCGATCATCCTGGAACACGTATTACTCAAACACAGAG TTCATCATTCTTGTGGTTGACAGCATTGACAGGGAACGACTAGCTATTACGAAAGAAGAATTATACAGAATGTTGGCTCACGAG GATTTACGGAAAGCTGCAGTCCTTATCTTCGCCAATAAACAGGATATGAAAGGGTGTATGACAGCAGCTGAAATCTCTAAATACCTCACCCTCAGTTCAATTAAGGATCATCCATGGCACATTCAGTCCTGCTGTGCTTTAACAGGAGAAGG GTTATGCCAAGGTCTAGAGTGGATGACCTCCCGGATTGGTGTGAGATAA